Proteins encoded by one window of Halomonas sp. SH5A2:
- a CDS encoding TRAP transporter small permease codes for MTIDKWPAEASDFQMEEDDTFEWRDYGIEDYATLIVFWLLALDVFMQFFSRYVLGNSIAWTEEMARYLLVTVGFMGGSMAVRTGTHISVEFFYRYMPGWMSRLLMTLVDIVSIAFFATGAWITWKLADRTTALMASVDIPKSFLYYLVLLGFILMLGRAIQIAILRWRNCSSSHPDLP; via the coding sequence ATGACAATCGATAAATGGCCTGCTGAGGCATCCGACTTCCAGATGGAGGAAGACGATACCTTTGAGTGGCGCGACTATGGTATCGAAGATTACGCCACCCTAATTGTGTTCTGGCTGCTGGCGCTGGATGTGTTCATGCAGTTCTTCAGCCGCTACGTATTGGGGAACTCGATCGCCTGGACGGAAGAGATGGCTCGCTATCTTTTGGTGACCGTGGGATTCATGGGTGGCTCCATGGCTGTCCGCACGGGGACGCATATTTCCGTCGAATTCTTCTATCGCTATATGCCCGGCTGGATGAGCCGGCTGCTCATGACCCTCGTGGATATTGTCAGCATTGCCTTCTTTGCCACCGGCGCCTGGATCACCTGGAAACTCGCCGACCGGACGACGGCGTTGATGGCGTCTGTCGACATCCCCAAGAGTTTTCTCTACTACCTGGTGCTATTGGGTTTCATCTTGATGTTGGGGCGGGCGATCCAGATAGCGATTCTTCGCTGGCGCAATTGTAGCTCCTCGCATCCTGACCTCCCATAA
- a CDS encoding TRAP transporter large permease, translating to MSNFLAVRPRGALVSPLIAALAVSGCLTLAFFGEYLLFLFAALFTMLLLGVPIAISLAGSCLLYVYLTGRVPDVVVVHRMINGIDSFPLLAIPFFILAGNLMNNGGITKRIFDFAKALMGWMRGGLGHVNVGASIVFSGMSGAAVADAGGLGTIEIKAMRDAGYDQEFSVGITAASSTIGPIIPPSLPMVIYGVMASVSVGQLFAAGLIPGLLMGVALMVMITIMAKRRGYPRDAAFSIAYLWTTFRRAFLSLLTPVIIVGGIISGVFTPTEAAIAAVVYALFLGGVVYRILTWRRLMKVSMETIETTAVILLIVAGASIFAWIMSSNQVTQHVMGLLGPFADNPIALLIIINLVLILVGCFMETIAAITILVPVLLPVAVSAGVDPVHFGVIMVLNLMIGLLTPPVGMVLYVLSRVSNISFESCMRGTLPFLIPLVISLLLVTFIPAISLWLPTLVYR from the coding sequence ATGTCCAATTTCCTGGCTGTGCGCCCTCGGGGGGCGCTGGTTTCACCCCTGATTGCCGCGCTTGCGGTATCGGGTTGTCTGACCCTGGCTTTCTTCGGCGAGTATCTGCTGTTTCTGTTTGCCGCGCTGTTCACCATGTTGCTGCTGGGCGTGCCGATTGCCATCAGCCTGGCGGGTTCCTGTCTGCTGTATGTCTACCTCACCGGACGCGTGCCCGATGTGGTGGTCGTGCATCGCATGATCAACGGTATTGACAGTTTTCCGCTGTTGGCAATCCCGTTCTTCATTTTGGCCGGTAACCTGATGAACAATGGGGGGATCACCAAACGCATTTTTGATTTTGCCAAGGCGTTGATGGGCTGGATGCGGGGCGGCCTGGGCCATGTCAATGTGGGGGCCAGCATCGTCTTTTCCGGCATGTCAGGTGCGGCGGTGGCTGACGCCGGTGGTTTGGGTACCATCGAGATCAAGGCCATGCGCGATGCAGGCTACGATCAGGAGTTCTCGGTGGGCATCACGGCGGCATCCTCGACGATCGGACCGATTATTCCTCCCAGCTTGCCCATGGTCATCTACGGCGTCATGGCATCGGTCTCCGTCGGTCAGCTGTTCGCCGCTGGGCTTATCCCTGGCCTCTTGATGGGCGTGGCACTGATGGTGATGATCACGATCATGGCCAAACGTCGTGGCTATCCCCGCGATGCCGCATTCTCGATTGCGTACCTATGGACGACGTTCCGCCGTGCTTTCCTGTCCCTTTTGACGCCGGTGATCATCGTCGGTGGCATCATCTCGGGTGTCTTTACCCCCACCGAGGCCGCCATCGCGGCGGTGGTCTATGCGCTTTTCCTGGGCGGGGTGGTGTATAGAATCCTCACCTGGCGTCGCCTGATGAAGGTCAGCATGGAAACCATCGAGACGACAGCCGTCATTCTGCTGATTGTGGCGGGCGCTTCGATCTTTGCCTGGATCATGAGCAGCAACCAGGTCACTCAGCATGTCATGGGACTTTTGGGACCCTTTGCCGATAATCCCATCGCGCTGCTGATCATCATCAATCTGGTGCTGATCCTGGTCGGCTGCTTCATGGAGACCATCGCGGCTATCACTATCCTGGTGCCCGTTCTGCTGCCGGTGGCTGTCTCTGCCGGTGTCGATCCCGTGCACTTTGGCGTGATCATGGTACTCAATCTGATGATCGGTCTGCTGACACCGCCGGTAGGCATGGTGCTTTATGTCCTGTCACGCGTTTCGAACATCTCCTTTGAGAGCTGCATGCGCGGCACGCTGCCATTCCTTATTCCACTGGTGATTTCGCTGCTGCTGGTGACGTTCATTCCGGCGATTTCGCTGTGGCTGCCGACATTGGTTTACCGTTGA
- a CDS encoding sialic acid TRAP transporter substrate-binding protein SiaP translates to MGNANFRLKTFHRLASGTLLLAGMTASGYAFAETLNFAHVYETSEPYHEWALWAADEIEERTDGRYEIEVHPASSLGKEADINEGLQLGTVDLIYTGNQFAGRFYGPIGIAGAPYMFRDFDHWRAYADSDLFDEIAQGYQDETGNVPLAMNYYGRRHVTSNEAINEPADMEGLKIRTPNAPMYMMFPEAVGANPTPIAFAEVYLALQQGVVDAQENPLPTIRAKAFYEVQDYINLTGHITDSLITIAGGPLWNRLSEEDREIFREVYMEAGEKITEDILQSEEDLVAWFEDQGVTVNEVDITPFREATVPYHTGEDATWDQETYDRLQALGQ, encoded by the coding sequence ATGGGTAACGCTAACTTCCGACTCAAAACCTTCCATCGTCTCGCCTCCGGCACCCTCCTGCTGGCGGGCATGACGGCAAGCGGGTATGCCTTCGCCGAAACGCTCAATTTCGCCCACGTCTACGAGACATCCGAGCCCTACCACGAGTGGGCGCTGTGGGCGGCCGATGAGATCGAGGAGCGTACCGACGGTCGCTACGAAATCGAGGTTCATCCCGCCTCGTCGCTGGGTAAAGAGGCCGACATCAACGAGGGTCTCCAACTGGGTACCGTAGATCTTATCTACACCGGCAACCAGTTCGCCGGGCGTTTTTACGGCCCCATTGGTATAGCCGGAGCCCCCTACATGTTCCGCGATTTCGATCACTGGCGCGCCTATGCCGACAGCGATCTTTTCGACGAGATCGCTCAGGGCTATCAGGATGAGACCGGCAACGTACCGCTGGCGATGAACTACTATGGGCGTCGTCATGTGACTTCCAATGAAGCCATTAACGAGCCGGCGGATATGGAAGGCCTCAAAATCCGCACGCCCAATGCGCCGATGTACATGATGTTCCCCGAGGCCGTGGGTGCCAACCCGACGCCTATCGCCTTCGCCGAAGTCTATCTGGCCCTTCAACAAGGGGTCGTGGATGCCCAAGAGAACCCTCTGCCGACCATTCGCGCCAAAGCCTTCTACGAGGTTCAGGACTACATCAACCTGACCGGGCACATCACCGATTCGCTGATTACCATCGCCGGTGGGCCGCTGTGGAACCGCCTATCCGAAGAGGACCGCGAGATTTTCCGTGAGGTCTACATGGAAGCGGGTGAAAAGATCACTGAAGACATCCTCCAGTCCGAAGAAGATCTCGTCGCCTGGTTCGAGGATCAAGGGGTGACTGTCAACGAGGTCGACATCACGCCATTCCGCGAAGCAACCGTGCCGTACCATACCGGTGAAGATGCGACTTGGGATCAGGAAACCTACGACCGCCTCCAAGCGCTCGGTCAGTAA
- a CDS encoding SDR family NAD(P)-dependent oxidoreductase, with protein sequence MFDEMKGKRILVTGSSRGIGAAVARRLGGLGARVAVHYHRSEVPAQAVCDDIRQAGGEAFLIQGDISRTKEATAIVDQAAEQLGGLDLLINNAGDMLGRVSLDEMDDEQYDRVMDLNARSVVMASRAALPYLRQAGAGNIIHTGSIAARNGGGTGAGLYASAKGFVTTLTRNMAKELAGDNIRVNAVAPGVITTDFHARHSNDAQMEAARASIPQGRLGSAEDCVGAYLFLATDALSGYVTGQIIEVNGGQLMP encoded by the coding sequence ATGTTTGATGAAATGAAGGGCAAACGAATATTGGTGACCGGTTCGAGCCGGGGAATCGGTGCGGCCGTTGCCAGGCGGCTCGGTGGACTTGGGGCGCGCGTGGCGGTGCATTATCACCGTAGTGAAGTGCCAGCCCAGGCGGTCTGCGACGATATCCGCCAAGCGGGTGGCGAGGCCTTTCTAATTCAAGGCGATATCAGTCGCACTAAAGAAGCCACCGCGATCGTCGATCAGGCGGCAGAGCAACTCGGTGGGCTCGATCTGTTGATCAACAACGCCGGCGATATGCTGGGGCGCGTCAGCCTGGACGAGATGGATGATGAGCAATACGACCGCGTCATGGACCTCAACGCCCGTTCGGTCGTCATGGCCAGTCGAGCGGCGCTGCCTTATCTGCGCCAGGCCGGGGCTGGCAATATCATCCATACCGGCTCGATCGCGGCACGCAATGGCGGTGGCACTGGCGCAGGTCTCTACGCCTCGGCCAAAGGGTTCGTCACGACCTTGACCCGCAACATGGCCAAGGAGCTCGCTGGCGACAACATTCGCGTCAATGCCGTGGCGCCTGGCGTGATCACCACGGATTTCCACGCGCGTCATTCCAACGATGCCCAGATGGAAGCCGCGCGTGCCTCGATCCCTCAGGGTCGTCTGGGCAGCGCCGAGGATTGTGTGGGTGCCTATTTGTTCCTGGCGACCGACGCCCTCAGCGGCTATGTCACTGGGCAAATTATTGAAGTCAACGGCGGGCAATTGATGCCATGA
- a CDS encoding c-type cytochrome has product MKLSLFWVIAAALTMGSAAAQAADKSAGETLYADSCAQCHGPSGKGMASFPSLTGRDVDYITSRLETYRAGEKVGSNSSLMIPNATDLSDDDIANLAAYIADIAD; this is encoded by the coding sequence ATGAAGTTGTCACTGTTTTGGGTCATTGCAGCTGCGTTGACGATGGGGTCTGCCGCTGCTCAGGCAGCGGATAAGTCCGCAGGTGAAACGTTGTATGCGGATAGTTGTGCTCAATGTCACGGTCCCAGTGGTAAAGGGATGGCCAGTTTTCCATCGCTTACCGGCCGGGATGTGGATTACATCACTTCGCGCCTTGAGACCTATCGGGCCGGTGAAAAGGTGGGATCAAACTCTTCCCTGATGATCCCCAACGCCACCGACCTGTCAGATGATGACATCGCCAACCTTGCCGCCTATATCGCGGATATCGCCGACTGA
- the pdxA gene encoding 4-hydroxythreonine-4-phosphate dehydrogenase PdxA has product MSNNIQYDIAITMGDPAGIGPEIICRAVADMSPSARAGTLLVGDPAIFRRAAQTIGADLDFAPLDIADAHIDCVAVAVVEAPADVEIPDGEISAGAGDMAFRCIARAVELVQSGLAGVIVTAPLNKAALHAAGHYYDGHTGMLAALTDAPSSFMLLASEHLSTLHVSTHVSLREAIDRVTPERIIATVEAGDAHLRSLGMANPRIAVAGLNPHCGEGGIFGDEDTRCIAPAVETLKARGFEVSGPISADTVFFRASKGEFDLVVAQYHDQGHIPVKLIAFDTTVNVSLGLPIRRTSVDHGTAFDIAWQGKADATNMGAAIAYAHRLVAGMVAGANERE; this is encoded by the coding sequence ATGAGCAATAATATTCAGTACGACATCGCGATTACCATGGGGGACCCGGCGGGTATCGGTCCCGAGATCATCTGCCGGGCCGTCGCTGATATGTCGCCTTCCGCGCGGGCGGGCACGCTATTGGTTGGCGATCCAGCGATCTTTCGACGGGCCGCGCAAACCATCGGTGCCGACCTGGATTTCGCGCCTCTGGATATTGCCGACGCCCACATAGATTGTGTGGCAGTGGCGGTGGTGGAAGCACCCGCCGATGTCGAAATTCCTGATGGCGAAATCAGTGCCGGTGCCGGTGACATGGCCTTTCGCTGCATCGCCAGGGCCGTGGAGCTGGTGCAGAGCGGTCTGGCCGGGGTGATCGTCACGGCGCCGTTGAACAAGGCGGCACTGCATGCGGCCGGTCATTATTATGATGGCCACACCGGCATGCTGGCTGCGTTAACCGATGCGCCTTCATCGTTCATGCTGCTGGCCTCCGAGCACCTGTCGACCCTGCATGTGTCGACCCATGTGTCGCTGCGGGAGGCCATTGACCGCGTAACCCCCGAGCGGATCATTGCCACCGTCGAGGCCGGTGACGCGCATCTCAGGTCGTTGGGAATGGCCAATCCGCGCATCGCGGTGGCGGGACTTAATCCGCACTGTGGTGAGGGCGGTATTTTCGGCGACGAAGACACCCGCTGTATTGCGCCAGCCGTCGAGACCCTCAAGGCGCGCGGGTTTGAAGTGAGTGGCCCGATCTCCGCCGATACCGTCTTCTTTCGCGCGTCAAAGGGCGAGTTCGACCTGGTGGTGGCCCAGTATCACGATCAGGGCCATATCCCCGTCAAGCTGATTGCCTTCGACACCACGGTGAACGTCAGTCTCGGTTTGCCGATTCGGCGTACGTCTGTGGATCACGGTACTGCCTTCGATATTGCCTGGCAGGGCAAGGCGGATGCGACCAACATGGGGGCGGCGATTGCGTACGCGCATCGGTTGGTGGCCGGCATGGTCGCAGGAGCCAATGAGCGTGAGTGA
- a CDS encoding four-carbon acid sugar kinase family protein, translating to MSECRVAIVADDLTGALDAAAPFAQRGATTRVVVALESLEVALDEWQGALPEVIAVTTESRHLTASAAAERVTQATQVLARLAPAVWFKKIDSTLRGQVVAESLAMHRACCRRLLLAPAVPSQGRTTCDARILVYGHPLEATDFARDARSRPPSGGLDALFADAGLPLARHAPGQRLPMADSVADVETDADLEALASTIGGEQDKWLAVGAAGLSRALAHVMFGEAVSRDHAPFTGLWMAVGSRSERARQQVAALRRASPELPVVTDIDEATVELPCLLLIPDTQAPPRDANEVAATLADALAVGMVAARQRLYLMTGGDCASALMKKLDARYIDVVGEWEPGMVLGYPQGNREWPLLTKAGGFGDEALLVRLLRSLE from the coding sequence GTGAGTGAGTGCCGAGTCGCGATCGTCGCCGACGATCTGACCGGTGCGCTGGACGCCGCTGCACCTTTCGCCCAGCGCGGCGCGACGACACGCGTGGTCGTCGCGCTGGAGAGTCTGGAAGTTGCCTTGGACGAGTGGCAAGGGGCGCTGCCGGAGGTGATCGCGGTAACGACCGAATCACGCCACCTGACAGCATCGGCAGCGGCAGAGCGCGTGACGCAGGCGACCCAGGTGCTCGCTCGCCTGGCCCCTGCTGTGTGGTTCAAAAAAATCGACTCGACCCTGCGCGGCCAGGTAGTGGCTGAGAGTCTGGCGATGCATCGGGCCTGCTGTCGACGACTGTTGCTTGCTCCAGCCGTCCCTTCTCAGGGCCGCACGACCTGCGATGCCCGTATCCTCGTGTACGGTCACCCCCTAGAGGCGACCGACTTTGCCCGTGACGCACGTTCCCGACCCCCAAGTGGTGGGCTGGATGCCCTGTTCGCTGACGCCGGATTACCTCTGGCGCGCCATGCTCCAGGGCAACGACTGCCGATGGCGGACAGCGTGGCCGATGTTGAGACAGATGCGGACCTGGAAGCCTTGGCCAGCACAATCGGCGGTGAGCAGGACAAATGGTTGGCGGTAGGTGCGGCGGGGCTGAGTCGCGCCCTGGCTCATGTCATGTTCGGTGAGGCGGTGTCCCGTGATCATGCCCCTTTTACCGGGCTCTGGATGGCGGTGGGGTCACGCAGCGAGCGAGCCAGGCAGCAGGTGGCGGCGCTGCGTCGTGCCTCGCCCGAACTGCCTGTCGTGACGGATATCGACGAGGCGACGGTCGAGTTGCCTTGCCTGTTGCTAATTCCCGATACGCAGGCGCCCCCGCGTGATGCCAACGAGGTGGCGGCAACGCTTGCCGACGCACTTGCCGTGGGCATGGTTGCGGCCAGGCAGCGTCTGTACCTGATGACCGGTGGCGATTGTGCCAGTGCGCTGATGAAAAAGCTGGATGCCCGCTATATCGACGTGGTCGGCGAGTGGGAACCAGGGATGGTACTCGGCTATCCGCAGGGCAACCGGGAATGGCCCTTGCTGACCAAGGCAGGTGGCTTCGGCGACGAGGCGTTGCTGGTGCGCTTGCTCCGGTCCTTGGAATGA
- a CDS encoding L-fuconate dehydratase has protein sequence MTTITSVEVQDIRFPTSRSLDGSDAMNAAPDYSATYVILHTDDNNGPQGHGLTFTIGRGNEIVVTAVRSLTPLLEGRSLEAITADMGAFWREITGDSQLRWIGPDKGAIHLATAAMVNAVWDLWAKREGKPVWKLLADMSPEELVRCLDFRFVTDALTPEEAIALLRKQASGKAEREAEMRRDGFPGYTTSAGWLGYSDDKVRQLAREGLAEGWTHFKQKIGGDLDEDARRAALLREEIGWDNVLMMDANQVWEVDETVAKMRRLAEYDPLWIEEPTSPDDILGHAEIRHRVAPIGVATGEHCHNKVMFKQFLQTDAIDYCQIDAARLGGLNEVILVVLMAAKFDVPICPHAGGVGLCEYVQHISMFDYIAVSGSLEGRVLEYVDHLHEHFLDPVVVRQGRYQVPTAAGYSITMHDDSLTRHRFPDGAAWQEEN, from the coding sequence ATGACCACCATTACTAGCGTTGAGGTCCAGGACATACGTTTTCCGACTTCCCGTTCGCTGGACGGCTCGGATGCCATGAACGCCGCGCCTGATTACTCTGCCACCTACGTGATCCTGCACACCGATGACAACAACGGCCCCCAGGGCCATGGCCTGACCTTTACCATCGGCCGCGGCAACGAGATCGTGGTCACCGCCGTACGCTCACTCACCCCGCTCCTCGAAGGCCGCTCACTAGAGGCGATCACCGCCGATATGGGCGCCTTCTGGCGCGAAATCACCGGCGACAGCCAACTGCGCTGGATCGGCCCCGACAAGGGGGCGATCCATCTGGCCACCGCCGCCATGGTCAACGCCGTCTGGGACCTGTGGGCCAAGCGCGAAGGCAAGCCGGTATGGAAGCTGCTCGCCGACATGAGCCCCGAAGAACTGGTGCGATGTCTCGACTTCCGCTTCGTCACCGATGCCTTGACGCCAGAAGAGGCCATCGCCCTGCTGCGCAAGCAGGCCTCTGGCAAAGCAGAGCGCGAGGCTGAAATGCGCCGTGACGGCTTTCCAGGCTACACCACCTCGGCGGGCTGGCTGGGCTATTCCGACGACAAGGTCCGCCAACTGGCTCGCGAGGGCCTGGCCGAAGGCTGGACGCACTTCAAGCAGAAGATCGGTGGCGACCTCGACGAGGATGCACGGCGCGCCGCGTTGTTGCGCGAGGAAATCGGCTGGGACAACGTGCTGATGATGGATGCCAACCAGGTATGGGAAGTCGATGAGACAGTGGCTAAGATGCGCCGCCTGGCGGAATACGACCCGCTGTGGATCGAAGAGCCCACCAGCCCCGATGACATCCTCGGCCACGCCGAGATACGCCATCGTGTCGCACCGATCGGTGTGGCCACTGGCGAGCATTGCCATAACAAGGTGATGTTCAAGCAGTTCCTGCAAACCGACGCCATCGACTATTGCCAGATCGACGCGGCGCGTCTGGGCGGGCTGAACGAGGTCATCCTGGTCGTACTGATGGCCGCCAAGTTCGACGTGCCGATCTGCCCACACGCTGGCGGCGTGGGGCTATGCGAATATGTCCAGCACATCTCGATGTTCGACTATATCGCCGTGTCGGGTAGCCTCGAGGGTCGGGTACTGGAATACGTCGACCATCTGCACGAGCACTTCCTCGACCCGGTGGTCGTTCGCCAAGGCCGCTACCAGGTACCCACGGCCGCCGGCTATAGCATCACCATGCATGACGACTCACTTACCAGGCACCGTTTCCCGGACGGCGCCGCCTGGCAGGAGGAGAACTGA